The following coding sequences are from one Devosia yakushimensis window:
- a CDS encoding adenylate kinase yields MRLILLGPPGAGKGTQAKILVEAYGIPQLSTGDILRSAIAAKTPLGLEAKAIVDRGDLVSDVIVNGIVSERLDAEDCKPGFILDGFPRTIAQAEALDQMLIEKGVKLDAVIEIKADADELVRRVIQRSKESGVARSDDNEEVLRKRLDVYKEQTAPLVAYYGDSGLLKTVDGMEPVEKVTAAIKSAITA; encoded by the coding sequence ATGAGGCTCATTCTGCTCGGACCGCCGGGAGCGGGGAAGGGTACTCAGGCCAAGATCCTGGTCGAGGCCTATGGTATTCCCCAGCTCTCGACCGGCGATATCCTGCGCTCGGCCATTGCGGCCAAGACCCCGCTGGGTCTCGAAGCCAAGGCTATCGTCGATCGCGGCGACCTGGTCAGTGACGTCATCGTCAATGGTATCGTCTCCGAACGGCTCGATGCCGAGGACTGCAAGCCTGGCTTCATCCTCGATGGCTTCCCGCGCACCATTGCGCAGGCCGAGGCGCTCGATCAGATGCTGATCGAGAAGGGCGTCAAGCTCGATGCCGTTATCGAAATCAAGGCCGATGCCGATGAATTGGTGCGCCGGGTGATCCAGCGCAGCAAGGAAAGCGGCGTTGCCCGTAGTGACGACAATGAGGAAGTGCTGCGCAAGCGCCTCGATGTTTACAAGGAGCAGACCGCCCCGCTGGTCGCCTATTATGGCGATAGCGGCCTGCTCAAGACCGTCGACGGCATGGAGCCGGTCGAAAAAGTCACGGCTGCGATCAAGTCCGCGATCACAGCCTGA
- the rpsM gene encoding 30S ribosomal protein S13, producing MARIAGVNIPTNKRVIIALQYIHGIGEKFAKDITEKVGIPAERRVNELTDAEVIQIREAIDRDYVVEGDLRRNVAMNIKRLMDLGNYRGLRHRRGLPVRGQRTHTNARTRKGPAKPIAGKKK from the coding sequence GTGGCTCGTATTGCTGGCGTCAATATCCCGACCAATAAGCGCGTAATCATTGCGCTGCAGTATATCCACGGGATTGGCGAGAAGTTCGCCAAGGATATCACTGAAAAAGTCGGCATCCCTGCCGAGCGCCGTGTCAACGAGTTGACCGACGCCGAAGTGATTCAGATCCGTGAAGCCATCGACCGCGACTACGTGGTTGAGGGTGATCTTCGCCGCAATGTGGCGATGAACATCAAGCGGCTGATGGACCTGGGCAACTACCGTGGCCTGCGCCATCGTCGTGGCCTGCCGGTTCGCGGTCAGCGCACCCACACCAATGCCCGCACCCGCAAGGGTCCGGCAAAGCCGATCGCCGGCAAGAAGAAGTAA
- the rpsK gene encoding 30S ribosomal protein S11 has translation MAKAEVARVRRKERKNITSGVAHVNASFNNTMITIADMQGNTISWSSSGVMGFKGSRKSTPYAAQVAAEDAAKKAQEHGMKTLEVEVRGPGSGRESALRALQAAGFNVTSIRDVTSIPHNGCRPRKRRRV, from the coding sequence ATGGCTAAAGCTGAAGTCGCGCGCGTCCGTCGTAAGGAGCGCAAGAATATCACGTCGGGTGTTGCCCACGTGAATGCCTCGTTCAACAACACCATGATCACCATTGCCGATATGCAGGGTAACACGATTTCGTGGTCCTCCTCAGGTGTCATGGGCTTTAAGGGTTCGCGCAAGTCGACCCCTTATGCGGCTCAGGTCGCTGCTGAAGATGCTGCCAAGAAGGCGCAGGAACATGGCATGAAGACCCTCGAGGTCGAAGTTCGTGGTCCCGGTTCGGGTCGTGAATCGGCTCTGCGTGCCCTGCAGGCTGCCGGTTTCAACGTCACCTCGATCCGCGACGTGACCTCGATCCCGCATAACGGTTGCCGTCCGCGCAAGCGGCGCCGCGTCTAA